From the genome of Longimicrobiaceae bacterium:
CGCGAACAGCGCCTGGACCCGCAGCGCCATCCGCTCCTCGAGCGAGTAGTCGCCCGCCACGAAGTGCTCCAGCGCGTCCTCCAGCTCCTCCGGCGCGGCGGAGGTCAGGAACCCGAGGTGGCCCAGGTTGACGCCCAGCACGGGCACGCTGCCGAACGCGACGCGGCGCGCCCCGCGCAGCAGCGTGCCGTCGCCGCCCAGCGTGACCAGGAGGTCCAGCGAGCCGCAGACGTCCGGCGTCAGGTCCGCGCGGCCGGGGGCCAGGCCGTGCAGCGCTTCCTCCAGGAACGGCGTGGCGCCGTGGCGGTCGGCGAACGCGAGCACCCGCGCCAGCGCCTCCTCGAGGGGCGCGTAGCGCGGGTGGCCTACGACTCCGATGCGCAGGGGGGCGGCCTCAGGCACTCTCCAGCAGGGGCTGGAGGACCGGCCTGCCCAGCAGCCGCCGCGCGCGCGCGGCGATCCCCTGCGGCGTGAGGCCCAGCTCGGCCAGCAGCTCGGCGCGCTCGCCGTGCTCCACGAACCCGTCGGGCATGCCCATCGACGCGCCGCGGACCCCCGGCCACTCCTCGGCGATGCGGGCGCGGACGAACGTGCCGAAGCCGTTCACCACCGTCCCCTCCTC
Proteins encoded in this window:
- a CDS encoding NAD(+)/NADH kinase produces the protein MPEAAPLRIGVVGHPRYAPLEEALARVLAFADRHGATPFLEEALHGLAPGRADLTPDVCGSLDLLVTLGGDGTLLRGARRVAFGSVPVLGVNLGHLGFLTSAAPEELEDALEHFVAGDYSLEERMALRVQALFA